Proteins encoded by one window of Homalodisca vitripennis isolate AUS2020 unplaced genomic scaffold, UT_GWSS_2.1 ScUCBcl_9175;HRSCAF=17588, whole genome shotgun sequence:
- the LOC124374581 gene encoding putative uncharacterized protein DDB_G0293878 has product MDISSSSVDHEAVEKVDSNDKQQSPEQNNDIENNPKNIELSLEKPKIDFVSTVQDEDVVLGVDEPGKDFDGNIDEDELLKDTDLDECRKDDTNAQNIKRSETSNQLNVDNTEENNIVSNKNISSQEFDLSSESSKNNQMKLVSNEKESTDLKTISSENAQDISDSNNKLLEVNKKSEENLAINSVQVNDTAEHIRSSGAAEDEINNSDCSKSCDGNSVLKNNENKSTTECSTEDLGLNIDDSMEATRMTENNQNNCSNRTDSPINNRISDDKENDNCRNKDMSVNKDSVTNDRNENNEDNGTKFLHVDQDSSRPDDTFDMMETGGEDPFAQTVDEAMETNESDEKNEYINKTEKCHTDSEVMDVEDISSTPTIEDTTLTESDVHNSKSSDIIESTQSIKQNEISSETNDTVATNKVVSQIAQRDGVTNDSEERVETEGTSNKKENTQINKTQDGEVCIVPDKVSKENNTSSEVKDMSKTANVTPSKFASNKSSKSKHKSKKVSSDESSDSELEIGDTKSVSRPKRSAAKKAESQIKVSITGIVHLYRIYSI; this is encoded by the coding sequence ATGGACATTTCCAGTTCATCTGTTGATCATGAGGCGGTAGAAAAAGTTGATAGTAATGATAAACAACAGTCTCCAGAGCAAAATAATGATATTGAAAATAATCCAAAAAACATAGAATTATCTCTTGAAAAACCTAAAATTGATTTTGTGTCTACAGTTCAAGATGAAGATGTTGTTCTTGGAGTTGATGAACCTGGAAAAGATTTTGATGGAAATATTGATGAAGATGAACTTTTAAAAGATACAGATTTAGACGAATGTCGAAAAGATGATACTAATGCTCAAAACATAAAACGTTCAGAAACATCAAATCAATTGAATGTGGATAATACAgaagaaaataatatagtttCTAACAAAAACATCAGTTCTCAGGAATTTGATCTGTCATCTGAATCCTCTAAAAATAACCAAATGAAACTAGTCTCCAATGAGAAAGAAAGTACTGACTTGAAAACCATTAGCTCTGAGAATGCCCAAGATATATCTGattccaataataaattacttgaaGTTAACAAGAAAAGTGAGGAAAATTTAGCTATAAATAGTGTCCAGGTGAATGATACTGCAGAACATATAAGGTCTAGCGGGGCTGCTGAAgatgaaattaataattcagattgtagcaagTCCTGTGATGGTAACTCAGTTCtaaagaataatgaaaacaaatcaaCTACAGAATGTAGTACTGAAGATTTAGGTCTTAACATTGATGATTCTATGGAAGCAACAAGAATGActgaaaataatcaaaataattgttcaaatagAACTGATTCGCCAATAAATAACAGGATATCAGATGATAAAGAAAATGACAACTGTAGAAATAAAGATATGTCAGTTAATAAAGATTCTGTCACTAATGATAGAAATGAAAACAATGAAGATAATGGAACTAAGTTTTTGCATGTTGATCAGGATAGTTCTCGTCCTGATGATACTTTTGATATGATGGAAACTGGAGGTGAAGATCCATTTGCTCAAACAGTGGATGAAGCAATGGAAACTAATGAAAGTGATGAAAAGAATGAATATATCAACAAAACAGAGAAGTGTCATACAGACAGTGAAGTAATGGATGTAGAGGACATTTCATCGACTCCTACAATTGAAGATACAACATTAACAGAAAGTGATGTTCATAACTCAAAGTCATCTGATATAATTGAAAGTACACAAAGTATTAAGCAAAATGAAATTTCCTCAGAAACTAATGATACAGTGGCAACAAATAAAGTTGTTTCTCAAATAGCTCAGAGAGATGGAGTTACAAATGACAGTGAAGAACGCGTAGAGACTGAAGGTacttctaataaaaaagaaaatacccAGATAAACAAGACTCAGGATGGTGAAGTTTGCATAGTGCCTGATAAAGTTTCCAAAGAAAATAACACTTCTAGTGAAGTGAAAGATATGTCTAAAACAGCCAATGTCACACCATCAAAATTTGCAAGTAATAAATCAAGTAAATCAAAACACAAATCAAAAAAAGTGTCTTCAGATGAATCAAGTGATAGTGAATTGGAAATAGGAGACACAAAATCTGTTTCAAGACCAAAACGAAGTGCAGCCAAAAAAGCTGAGTCTCAAATAAAGGTAAGCATAACAGGAATTGTGCATCTTTATAGAATTTATAGTATA